TAATATTAAAGATGAttctacataaaaaaatatatagatttttccTATCTATCGTGTGGTAAAGGTCCTATCCAGGAAGCATGttggttaacttaaaatgaCAAGGTCCTATAtctttaaatagataaaaatatgttttgtggAGATCAGAGAGAGGGAATACAATTTTCTTACAATCATATTGACCTGCTTTATAATTTTGCAAAATCAAATACATGTATTCTTTGTGTTCCCCAAGAACTCATCTAGGGATTCATTTGTAGAAAGCATCATTACTCTTATCCAAAAAACCTGTAGTCccattttattattgttttattttagagTACATGCAAGGGGTTTTGTAGATTGTATACTATAAGACAACTgcacactaaaaaaaaatgcaattagaTGTCAATGAAATTGCTTGGCGAATATGGAAATTTGACATTTGAATTTTTGCTCCATTTTAGAATCTTAGATGATTGTTAATATGCAAAAGAAAATCCATGATAGAAGAAGAATAGAAGAAGACAAAGTTCATActgaaaaggaaacaaaaatgttttatcTCTATTTTTAGCTCTATCTTACTATCCCTTTTCTCATCCTCTTAAAGATTATTGTATTCTAACTACTTTAttcaatgataagaaaaaaatcttattctACCTGGTTAAGCTTTGACTCATGATCTCTTATGATTGGATCAAGTCAATATGATGGAAATAAGCCATTTGATTTGAAGCTCAAAATATCCTTTCATGCCTTTCTAAGATTTTGCCTCAACTTCTATGGAAAGGGACCACTTTTACCTTCCCCATTTTATCAATACTGTTGTGACATATAGAAAAAaagttacatatatatattattcccatcatggtttttttttttttttaacattagaTAATTTCTTGTAACATAAGCAGCTAATAAAAGAAGTTACAAAATTAGCATCTTCCTCTAAGATGAAATAAACAGCATGCAAAAGTGTTCTCCAGAAAACATTGATCCCGACTTTGGTTATTTTAGGGCATTCAATAAGTTCTTTCTTTAATTTCCTTTAGAAATGGTAAAGTCTCTATTTGCATGCATGGgggaattgaaaagaaaaatgaaaaaaagggaTTATAAGAATCTCATGGTAAGAATATGAATGCTGccaaaaaattttcatgaaGCAAGGGATGGCATTATATGTACCTTAGGCTGTTTGTCTTTCTCAAATAACTTTGCCCTTGAACCCTGAATGTGGAGGTTTTCACTATATAAGTAATAGGTATCAAAATAGCTAAAACAAACATAAGCTATCAATATAGATACCTCAATGAAATCCATATTGAATGTTCTTCGAATCAGGTGACAAACGATGGTATAGTCCTGGATTAGACAGTCTTTAAGTTCTTTTGTCCGCCCTTCTCTAATCTAAGTATGAATcaagtaaaatttttgttaacaGTGTAGACCTAGAAGGTTTAAACTAAGGAAATCTATTCTAAGTAGAACAAGTTTTTATTAACTGAActtctttttgaaaatgaataagcATTTATAATGTTCTTAccaatttaagaaaaattttaaggcTTGTTGGAGAAGCCGACTTCATAGAACTTATTGCATGGACCATCCACTTGTTGTCTCCATTTACAACCTCATTTTCCTAAAACAAGTgaaattctaattaattatgaGCATATATTTAAGGCCTAATGAAAGGAGCGATTTTACAATCATAGTCACCAGTGTCGATAGTATTTCTTCGACTGTTCCCTTTGAGAAACATTTGTTGATGGTCTCCAATCTATTTTACCAATGCATCAAAGTCATGAGCGTCATGCTTAAGGGGCACAATGTTGTAAACTCAATAAAAATGcttagttgttcatataatCAATTTGCATGAGAATCACCTCCTGAAGGCACTATCTTTCTTTAAGGATATTTTGCTTGAGAATGCACTGATGACCCTAGAAATGGTTAATGCATCTGAAGAATCCACCTCCGATAGCGCATTTTCCAGCAAAAGAAGATCCTATAACAACAAAGAATACATCACAATTTTTTAACTCTACCACCTTATTCATTTAAATGAATTCCCTTAAGGAATTACCTTTTATGATAACTAAGAATTATCTCTGAGAGAAAGTACCTTTGAGAGGACAAAATGGGTTGCAAGGCCACAAGCCAACATTTCGCTTCCATCCAGCCGTGCACCAGTGAGTCCTAAATATTCTCCTTCATATCGATTAACACAAATGAAGGGAAAATGGGTTAAAACCACATGAATCTAACCTCACAGATAAAAATTCAGTTTGAAGTTTAAGCATATGGCAGAAGAATTAATAGTCATAAAACTTGTAAGCAGTTACAACACCTCTAGAAAAATTTTCCAGCACAAGAATTACTTTAACCATCATTAATACTTAGGTATCTTGAAgtaatttaagatattattaaacttgttatttctatttttttttgcacttaaaatttgatatgtttctctatttaattaattttatttttacattttaattttaatcaattattttcctaaattaaGAAAGGGTGTCTAGACCATATCTATTACTAAATTATCAAAGTCAAATAAttcatcaatttcaccactcccTTGTTATTCTTACTAGACATAAGATAGTAGTTTCAACAATATGTTTGACCAAGTTCAAATGTATTGATTAGATATGTATGAAATGCTATTTATCTAAAAGGCACAAAGGGAATTGAGAACTGCATACCCAATATTCTAAAAAGTTGTGTTGAAATATTATGAAGTCATAAGAAGAATTGACAACTTTACCAAAAGATCCCGACAGCCTAGAAAGGAAATATGATGCACCAACATCAGGGAAGAGTCCTATTTGTCCTTCTGGCATTGCAAATACCTACAAAAATTCATGAAACCAATGAATTGATGCTACAAAGACtttgatatattttcaaaagactAAGAACACATTTATATTTGACAGTAGGGCATTAGTTCAAATTTGGCTTACTTTTGAATCACAATATAGTAATTGTAactcaaattaattaagaaatcacATATTAAGGTATGGTCACTACTTAAAGATATATTCAGAGAGTATGAAGTTCACTTTTTATTTGCTTGCATGAAATAATTTGAAGAGGCCATAATTGCATCCCTAATTCCCCTCATAGAGAATGTAGATGATATTTAGGTTTTTCTGCCTAGCCCAACAAAGTTCACActctttcctcattttcttgcttacacttattttgattttatgtatATTGATTAGTTCATAAATATTTGAGTTGAATGGAGCTTCTAAACGTTTTAAAACAAACCACTAATATGGTTAAGTGGTTGCTTAACACTTATTTTCCTCATAAGTTATCTAATCCTAAGTATTAGCTTGAAaacaaatgctaaaaaaaaaaagtacttttgaaatcaatttaaattttggtttagTTTGTGAGTAAGGGTAgactataaattttgttttgtttatttgtttgtttgttatttatttatatttttgtaaaacattataaaattgtTTCCTTTATAACCTAGTTCTTGTatttactttcaaaataaataaaattattgaaaagtaAACTTGAGTTTGGgaagtttttaaaatgtttatttgatttgattttagaaagttaattaaaatatctctttatttaattgtttgtGTGTTTTTAACTCTTTTAGTTGAAGAAATTTGCATGAAAGTCATAAGGAAAGGCTCAACAAagataattatgataattagaGTATCAAAATGAAGGTTTTGCTTAGTTCCTAGCATTCATGGGAGATTATAGAGAGAGGTTACAAGAAAGCACAAGATGTTAACCAAGTATGTGGAAAATATGTTAACCAAGTGTATCACAATAAAGAAACTCATACAAGAGAGAAGTTCATTCATCATAAGATTTTTTCTTAGGCTTGTGGTTACCTAGCAGTTGGTGAACTTCACTTATCAATTTTGGGTTGTTATCTTGTTAGTGGAAAAATAAGTCTTCGAGTTAGCAAATTTTAAGCAAAGACTTAAACTTGGACAAGAATACTATGTAGTAAGTCTTTGACATGGATAAGGCTACTAAGTCCTATGAGTAAGTGTTTTTTCATACTTATACTCATGATCCAAAGTAAATCTTATGGGTATTTGAGTTATTATTAgacttttatgtttttttttttcaaaacaatataaaaaaagcGCATTGCATGGTTTGAACTTCAATTCTAAGAATTTAGGTGTGAAGCATTGAATTGCGTGAGCCTAATTGGTAagagttttaattatttattttctcaatttctatttttgtaaattgAATACTTTTATTCTGCACCCAATGAATCTGACATATTGTCAAGGCATATTaaatttatgtcatttttttgcTCTTATTCTTCTATATTTGGTTTATTTATCACTTCAATTGAAGACATTAAGGTATGTGAATCAGCTTCCACGACAATTTGACTTTCATGTGGAAAAAAGAATACTTTTCTTGACCTagtaattagaaaaaaaaattatttttcattttatttgtagtgAAACTTTATACCTGCTTTAGATTTTGTATTACACAATTTTTGTTTGCATGAAAGTCATCTACAATAGATAAAAAGGTTTGCAACAATGAAGTATTTAAGTGGCAAAACATGAAATTATgtttcacaaaataattttgttgtaaCAAGACAATATTAATTTGAGAGATTAAAGAATACTTGGAGGGGGTAGATAAGTACAGTGTTCTCAGTGACAACTCGAAACATTGAGTTCATGGACAGTCCAGCACCTCCACCCATGACAATTCCATTGATAAGTGAAACCTTAAAGAAAACGATAGATTAACATAATGctacaagggaaaaaaaaaaaatatagttgtttATCATCAGCCTATATATAAAGTCTCACCAAAGGTTTTGTAGATGTAGCAATTAAATAGTCTAAGGTGAGTTGCTTCTTGTAAAACCTTGCACCAAAGCTCCAATGTCCTATTCATTTAAGCAATTTATTAGGAAATAATATACATGCATTGACACTTGAATATTTAGATCACAATCTTCACATTAAAAGCAATACTTTCTCATCATTGTTTTGTTGTCTACATCCAAGATATGAGTAAGTTCAAGGGTTAGAAATAATATATGCCTTGCCTATATTTTTGAAGAAGAtgagtaaataaaaaacaaggaagATGAGTCTaatgcaaggaagaaatgaaaaatctcACCATTAATTATAGAAAGAAGAATTCCTACAACATCTCCACCAGCACAAAATGCTTTTCCTTGTCCCTataaaggaggaaaaaattaaattagaagacACTAGTAAAATAACTTTAGGGATCAAATAGAAATTAACCATATATGTGTTGAACCTATAATATGATTTTGCTATATGAAAGAGTAttgtatgattttattatgtttgatggtTCACTAAAATGATTCCATATTGTTACCTAAGTGTTTGACTAATAATGAGCATTGCCTTCCTTTTTCACAAATGAACTTAGGGCCTAAGTTATGTCCCTAATATAAGCATACAAAATTGCTACACAGAAATGGGTACTTGGGCAACAAGTTAGGATTATCTATTCTAAATTCTTAGTAACCTAAGTGTTTGACTAATAATGAGCATTGCCTTCTATTTTCACAAATGAACTTAGGGCCTAAGTTAAGTCCCTAATATAAGTATACTAAATTGCTATATAGAAATGGATGCTTTGTGTAATGAGTTATGATTGTGTTCTAAATTCTTAGTACTCATTCACTATCACATGTTACCATATACATTTAGTTTCACCAAAGTTTagattaaatgtttttttgatATAATTCTCCTTTacctttaaaatcaaaattttgaccAAGTGATCATTCTCATACACTTCCAAGTTCCTTGAAATTTGAGAAATCTGCACATAAAATGACATTCAGTAAAACCATTAATCAATTGTATTACTTTTAATTCAACATCCCATTTGTCCACATCATATGCATAAATGCATGAGAAAATATGTAAGAAAAGAGTGGTGTGAAGATCAAgaagatataataataaaacatacatcttcaattaatatgaaatacaGTAAGTTAATACCTTTTTATCTTtatacataaattaaaaattatgatgcTATGAAAAGTAAGAACTACgtaaaaatcatacaaaatagCCAAAACTCGTGTCCATTAACAAACACAAGGGGAGAAAATCATTTGTCATGTTCTTCATCTATAAGACTTACATCCTCAACTTCCTACTTGCGATCATATATagcacattttttttccatgaatcATACCTTTCTTACATTTATTTGGCATCAAACATGCTTCCCAACACTAAACTTGTGTTATTTTTCCAATGCTTGATTTTCTCACTTTTTCATCGAGTTGGTGTGAGTTTGAATCCGTATTTGTGAATAAGAGAGCTCAAAGGAATTCTTTAAGGTGTATTACTTAAGTAAGGCAAGCAAGAAGATGcacaaagaaaatcaatggaagcCAACTTTGGCATTCGCCTATCAAGTGGCACCCTACCTTGGAAAAGCAGACACAACTAGGGTGACACCTCCTCTATTACCTGAGCATGTTGTCATAGCTATTTGctctcttgatttttcttaagcCCACATCTTTTGGCTTTTCTTCTCTACTTTGGGATCTATTAAGCTATTTCATAATGCCTCCACCTAGACAAACACTTAAGAGAATAATTGAGGACCTATTTAAGTCTATTTTGCAAGTAGGAAGATGATTGTTAGTGCGTTAAGGAGTTAGACTCCTTCAAGCTTCTaagtactatatatatatatatatatatatatatatattattgtctattttctatttgtttcctttagccttcttaaattttagttttgggCATATAATTGTTGTTTGTTTACTTACCTTGTTAGCATGATTTGTAATGTCTCGACTTTATGA
This DNA window, taken from Vitis riparia cultivar Riparia Gloire de Montpellier isolate 1030 chromosome 13, EGFV_Vit.rip_1.0, whole genome shotgun sequence, encodes the following:
- the LOC117929236 gene encoding probable 3-hydroxyisobutyryl-CoA hydrolase 3, which gives rise to MAALFLSDLEPNQVLFEESSYARKMILNRPHKLNSLTYEMISQISRNLEVYENDHLVKILILKGQGKAFCAGGDVVGILLSIINGHWSFGARFYKKQLTLDYLIATSTKPLVSLINGIVMGGGAGLSMNSMFRVVTENTVFAMPEGQIGLFPDVGASYFLSRLSGSFGEYLGLTGARLDGSEMLACGLATHFVLSKDLLLLENALSEVDSSDALTISRVISAFSSKISLKKDSAFRRLETINKCFSKGTVEEILSTLENEVVNGDNKWMVHAISSMKSASPTSLKIFLKLIREGRTKELKDCLIQDYTIVCHLIRRTFNMDFIEGSRAKLFEKDKQPKWEPSKLELVSDEMVDQYFQKVDDADWEYLQLPERANIAKIWQSKL